In Brettanomyces nanus chromosome 3, complete sequence, a single genomic region encodes these proteins:
- a CDS encoding uncharacterized protein (BUSCO:EOG093422AD), producing MDYVQKCFYDASGWNDDLSYEQILRTSNNLMHFPIPSGFKLSISSKNTEYSYSSLTLSQLSRLTGSLSYLYSSIDLKNTYLGTASLPLRLILDDYRFVKSPQQQRLQDAHFTPTGQPRPCILYGKMYFPSQFLEGMLIKRISKNVQLMMKFINTPKLRKLANNSTIVTLYLQRQKGNSSTDFIFSSNESLLGFRCLYKIGSDLSSSPGGISDSTSLSLGFELWFALMSMSPGLSTALRYSTHLSSSGKPLTMTLALNPLLGTIESTYAIKSGLNSTLSSKYTFNIYSYESDLLFGFSLLRSSEPPNRAVPPKSPLPSTLPITSSRHQPFKSLDEETHHRLLTTFMGINPGKLVTENNARHFMDTFNHLNFSSGLKCCASIAKKDLNVAWEGRFKDLLISSGLRIDCSEAIPKMGKYGIEIQYSS from the coding sequence ATGGATTACGTTCAGAAATGCTTCTATGATGCTTCTGGATGGAATGATGATCTGTCATATGAGCAGATTCTTAGAACTTCCAATAACCTGATGCATTTTCCTATACCAAGTGGCTTTAAACTATCAATCTCATCGAAGAATACAGAGTATAGTTACAGTTCTTTAACACTATCACAATTAAGCCGTCTAACAGGATCACTTTCCTATCTTTACTCATCAATTGATCTCAAAAATACCTATCTTGGAACAGCGTCTCTTCCTTTACGATTGATTCTTGATGATTATCGATTTGTCAAATCACCTCAACAGCAAAGACTTCAAGATGCTCATTTCACTCCTACAGGTCAGCCAAGACCCTGTATTCTCTACGGTAAGATGTACTTTCCTTCACAATTTCTAGAAGGTATGTTGATTAAACGTATCTCGAAAAATGTTcagttgatgatgaagttcATCAATACTCCTAAACTACGCAAACTGGCTAACAATTCAACCATAGTTACTCTCTATCTTCAGAGACAGAAGGGTAACAGTTCCACCGACTTTATATTCTCCTCCAatgaatctcttcttggctttCGTTGTCTCTATAAGATTGGCTCCGACTTATCGTCTTCTCCTGGTGGCATTTCAGACTCTACTTCACTATCACTAGGCTTTGAGCTTTGGTTCGCATTGATGTCTATGTCACCCGGTTTATCCACTGCCCTTAGATACTCCAcccatctttcttcttccggtAAACCTCTTACTATGACATTGGCTCTAAATCCCTTACTTGGAACTATAGAATCAACCTATGCCATTAAATCTGGACTCAATTCAACTCTATCTTCCAAATACACTTTCAATATCTATTCTTATGAATCAGACCTTTTGTTTGGATTTAGTTTATTGAGGTCTTCCGAGCCACCAAATAGAGCTGTGCCACCAAAAAGTCCTTTGCCAAGTACTCTGCCAATCACCTCCTCAAGACACCAACCTTTCAAATCACTGGACGAAGAAACCCACCATAGACTTCTTACTACCTTTATGGGAATCAATCCAGGGAAATTGGTTACAGAAAATAATGCACGACACTTTATGGACACTTTTAATCACCTGAACTTTAGTTCCGGCTTGAAATGCTGTGCTAGTATCGCCAAAAAGGACCTTAATGTAGCCTGGGAAGGTCGCTTCAAAGACCTGCTGATTAGCTCTGGACTTAGAATCGACTGTAGTGAAGCAATACCTAAGATGGGTAAGTATGGTATTGAAATACAGTATTCATCTTGA
- the RBG1 gene encoding GTP-binding protein rbg1, producing the protein MTTVQKIQDIEDEMSRTQKNKATEKHLGLLKARLAKFRADLLKEAQTSSGGGGEGFDVKKSGVASIGFVGFPSVGKSTLLTKLTGVRSEVAAYEFTTLTTVPGFIKYRGAKIQMLDLPGIIEGAKEGKGRGKQVIAVARSCDLIFILLDVNKPLRHKQILEKELEGFGIRLNQSPPDIVIKRKESGGVNITSTVPLTKIDTDEIKAVLQEYRLNSCDVAFRCDATVDDMLDAIEVQNRRYIPAIYLLNKIDSISVQELELLYRIPNAVPISAGKEWNLDELLEIMWDRMNLVRVYTKPKGKMPDFTDPVILKGVKCTVKDFCAKIHHSLIDEFKTAQVYGSSVKHQPQYVGLGHVLHDEDVITILKK; encoded by the coding sequence ATGACTACGGTTCAAAAGATAcaagatattgaagatgagatgtCTAGGACGCAGAAAAACAAGGCGACGGAGAAACATTTAGGTTTGTTGAAAGCCCGTCTTGCTAAATTTCGGGCAGATCTattgaaagaagcacagaCAAGTTCaggtggaggaggagaaggatttGATGTGAAGAAGAGTGGGGTGGCTTCGATTGGATTTGTTGGGTTTCCTTCTGTTGGTAAGAGTACTTTACTTACCAAACTTACCGGAGTGAGGTCAGAAGTGGCAGCGTATGAATTCACTACATTGACTACCGTGCCCGGATTTATCAAATATAGAGGTGCCAAGATCCAGATGTTGGATCTACCGGGAATTATTGAAGGAGCCAAAGAGGGAAAGGGAAGAGGAAAGCAAGTTATAGCTGTGGCGAGATCATGTGATcttattttcattctcCTCGACGTGAATAAGCCACTCAGGCATAAGCAAATTCTTGAGAAAGAGTTGGAAGGCTTTGGTATTCGACTCAACCAGAGTCCTCCTGACATTGTTatcaaaagaaaggaaagtGGAGGCGTTAATATTACCAGTACAGTACCATTAACGAAGATTGATACGGACGAAATTAAGGCTGTACTCCAGGAGTACCGACTGAATTCGTGTGACGTTGCGTTCCGATGCGATGCCACTGTCGACGATATGCTTGATGCCATAGAGGTTCAAAACAGACGATACATTCCTGCTATATATCTTCTAAACAAGATTGACTCCATTTCAGTGCAGGAGTTGGAGTTGTTGTACCGAATTCCCAATGCCGTGCCCATATCTGCCGGAAAAGAGTGGAACTTGGACGAATTGTTGGAGATCATGTGGGATAGAATGAACCTAGTGCGAGTTTATACCAAGCCAAAGGGTAAAATGCCTGATTTCACGGATCCAGTCATTCTCAAGGGTGTCAAATGTACAGTAAAAGACTTCTGTGCCAAGATCCATCATTCGTTGATTGATGAGTTCAAAACTGCACAGGTTTATGGAAGCAGTGTCAAGCATCAGCCACAGTATGTAGGATTGGGACATGTTTTACATGATGAAGACGTGATTAcgatattgaagaagtga
- a CDS encoding uncharacterized protein (EggNog:ENOG41~BUSCO:EOG09343FR3) has protein sequence MSDNESLDHLIFGSGPSSGSLSPPSLSPPSPSPPSPSPPSPSSPSSSPPSSPRLLPRINENNDDFAVASDLDAWSLASDRSEDSSRRRRSSAKSSFSVPDIELFTVSSDSYFSHHRDAAGSGAGAGAGAGDAGTAAAGDAGTATATAAATATATATATATATATGAAPPPPTVTPPASPRYSTKRHRRMSRTRKEEIEISPTAQIYKNLLILEEALRQQGAQQNRLKTKYMIFVISMLIVFVLTSYVTFMAESPSYWRFFCQVVGSIDLLTLILYFLSGEYNRTITRPRKFLTYTNKGIRRMNIRLVKVRVKRTDKLLDILKICLLLPTVLLKIPCEYTLRMVPSFNAVIKFRNWLVEFEAKLQTSSSRGGVECMKIILNPRVFSTGTREQWELYRNEFWNKETIRRRHVLQKKQQ, from the coding sequence ATGTCTGACAACGAGTCATTGGATCATTTGATCTTTGGATCAGGTCCTTCTTCAGGCTCTCTAAGCCCTCCTTCTCTAAGccctccttctccaagccctccttctccaagccctccttctccaagctctccttcttcaagccCTCCAAGCTCTCCAAGACTTCTTCCAAGAATTAATGAAAATAACGACGACTTTGCTGTGGCGTCTGACCTGGATGCTTGGTCTTTGGCCTCAGATCGTTCTGAGGACTCCTctagaagaagacgaagcTCAGCTAAATCGTCTTTCTCTGTTCCTGATATAGAATTGTTCACCGTCTCTTCAGACTCGTatttttctcatcataGGGATGCTGCTGGTTCCGGTGCTGGTGCCGGTGCCGGTGCCGGTGATGCGGgtactgctgctgctggtgATGCGGGTACTGCTACggctactgctgctgctactgccACTGCTACGGCTACGGCTACGGCTACGGCTACGGCTACCGGTGCTGCCCCTCCTCCCCCTACAGTCACCCCTCCCGCTTCTCCAAGATACTCTACAAAAAGACATAGACGAATGTCTCgtacaagaaaagaagagattgaaatcTCTCCCACTGCACAAATATACAAAAATCTATTGATTCTCGAGGAAGCTTTGAGACAACAAGGTGCACAACAAAACAGACTCAAGACTAAATACATGATCTTTGTGATTTCCATGTTGATTGTGTTTGTATTAACATCATATGTGACGTTCATGGCTGAGAGCCCGAGCTATTGGAGGTTTTTCTGCCAAGTGGTAGGAAGTATTGATCTTCTCACTCTTATACTCTACTTTCTTAGTGGAGAATATAACAGAACCATCACAAGACCTCGAAAGTTTTTAACATACACTAATAAGGGAATTAGAAGGATGAATATAAGGCTTGTCAAGGTTCGAGTGAAAAGAACTGATAAATTACTGGAtatattgaagatttgTCTGTTATTACCAACAGTTTTACTCAAGATACCCTGTGAATACACGCTAAGGATGGTTCCCTCGTTTAATGCAGTCATAAAGTTTCGCAACTGGCTAGTGGAGTTTGAAGCCAAGCTACAGacttcttcctcaagaGGAGGTGTTGAGTGTATGAAGATCATCTTGAATCCAAGAGTTTTTAGTACGGGAACTAGAGAACAATGGGAGTTGTACAGAAACGAGTTCTGGAATAAGGAGACCATCCGTAGAAGGCACGtccttcagaagaagcagcaatAA
- a CDS encoding uncharacterized protein (EggNog:ENOG41) yields the protein MSTLKTTIKSEVPEKTFESPEPPESTSGERALSSLSGVIEDKEQVSDLALTNEEKDRRIDEMALEMGINHRRFMWKLDFFVVPPFILLYFLAFLDRVNISNAKVYGMEDDLGLHGNQFNTALTIFFVPYVFFEVLSNYLMKIIKPHIWLSAMIFLFGIAGMCQAFVKGFGGLLACRFFLGVFESGSFPALFYLLSAYYCKRESQRRFSFFFSCTCLAGGCAGAIAYRIHSLDGVRGFASWQWIFLIEGAITSFLAIVLFFTIADFPEEARFLSNNERKFLKRKLEYDAGKSAYEVKLLLKDVGGFYKLPAAYLSALCYFALVIPSYGYAYFAPTIIKFLGYTAWEANKHSIYPWICAWGVTCVLAFISDKIGRRWPFAFFSCCLAIAGFVMVMVSSNYSVQYAGCFLAVTGLYSAMPAVVCLFSLNFAGHRNKSVGTSTIVGFGNIGGIISPWLFPNSDAPGYHMGMAVSVFFVVFAVAMTFSYTAYTVYLNRIKNTEAYREKWALKDKRAQLIAGDLHPDFKYMY from the coding sequence ATGTCCACTTTGAAAACAACTATAAAGTCGGAAGTTCCCGAGAAAACGTTTGAGTCTCCAGAACCTCCAGAATCTACGAGTGGGGAGAGGGCCCTCTCGTCTTTATCCGGTGTTATCGAAGATAAAGAGCAAGTGAGTGATTTGGCTCTCActaatgaagaaaaagatcgCCGTATTGATGAAATGGCCTTGGAAATGGGTATAAATCATCGGAGATTCATGTGGAAACTCGATTTTTTCGTTGTTCCTCCATTCATCCTACTCTATTTCCTAGCATTCCTTGATCGTGTAAATATTTCTAATGCCAAAGTGTATGGTATGGAGGATGATTTGGGCCTTCATGGTAACCAGTTTAATACTGCGTTGACTATCTTCTTTGTGCCGTAtgtcttctttgaagtccTTTCCAACTATCTAATGAAAATCATCAAGCCCCATATATGGCTAAGTGCCATGATCTTTTTGTTTGGTATCGCTGGTATGTGTCAGGCCTTTGTTAAAGGTTTCGGAGGTTTACTTGCTTGCCGTTTCTTCCTTGGTGTCTTTGAGAGTGGTAGTTTTCCTGCTTTgttctatcttctttctgcctACTATTGCAAAAGAGAGTCGCAGCGTAgattctcctttttcttcagttgTACATGTCTTGCCGGTGGTTGTGCAGGTGCCATCGCTTACAGGATTCACAGCCTAGACGGAGTCAGAGGCTTCGCCTCTTGGCAGTGGATATTTCTTATTGAAGGTGCCATTACTTCCTTCTTGGCTatcgttctcttctttaccATAGCAGACTTCCCAGAAGAGGCCCGTTTCCTCAGCAATAACGAGAGAAAGTTCCTCAAAAGAAAGTTGGAATACGATGCCGGAAAGTCCGCTTACGAGGTCAAGTTGTTATTGAAGGACGTCGGTGGATTCTATAAGCTTCCAGCAGCCTACTTATCTGCTCTTTGCTATTTTGCATTGGTTATTCCTTCGTATGGTTACGCCTATTTTGCTCCTACCATCATCAAGTTTTTGGGATATACTGCCTGGGAAGCAAATAAGCATTCCATCTACCCTTGGATTTGTGCCTGGGGTGTCACTTGTGTATTGGCCTTCATTTCCGATAAAATCGGTAGAAGATGGCCgtttgctttcttctcgtGCTGTTTGGCAATTGCAGGTTTCGTTATGGTGATGGTGTCTAGTAACTATAGCGTACAATATGCAGGTTGCTTCCTTGCCGTGACAGGATTGTATTCTGCCATGCCTGCAGTGGTCTGTCTATTCTCACTCAACTTCGCCGGCCATAGAAACAAGTCGGTTGGTACCTCTACTATCGTTGGTTTCGGTAACATTGGTGGTATTATTTCACCCTGGTTGTTCCCCAACAGCGATGCTCCAGGCTACCATATGGGTATGGCAGTTTCTGTGTTTTTTGTTGTATTTGCCGTTGCCATGACATTCTCCTACACTGCATACACGGTGTATCTGAATAGGATCAAAAACACCGAGGCATACCGTGAGAAGTGGGCCCTCAAGGACAAGAGAGCTCAACTTATAGCAGGAGATCTTCACCCAGATTTTAAATATATGTATTAG
- a CDS encoding uncharacterized protein (BUSCO:EOG09344A83), protein MLGIPAKPPTIVPPVPMGMGVGSMGPMGPMNPMGPMGMGPMGPMGMNPMGPMGPMGMNPVGPMGMNPMGPMGMNPMNPMGNPMGPMVPTMSSIDSTDPTQVALEQEYRIMLQQMLERSKHRVVFKFEPQLRRQFGFGFDPDRPICPFWQHSGGKSCPYQSDCPFKHPSKIFNNKIVCKYWLRGLCKMGDDCDFLHEYNLSKMPECAYYATNGVCQQAGECIYLHVDPQSKIPECWNYSNLGFCPEGPKCPRRHVRKVMCPRYLTGVCPDGPSCELAHPKFNPALVMQSKFKIITDEEIIKKRTIEVDATEAEAPAPAPVLAVPIEGR, encoded by the coding sequence ATGCTTGGTATACCTGCCAAACCTCCAACTATAGTTCCTCCGGTTCCGATGGGTATGGGTGTTGGTTCTATGGGTCCTATGGGTCCTATGAATCCTATGGGTCCAATGGGTATGGGTCCTATGGGTCCTATGGGTATGAATCCAATGGGTCCAATGGGTCCAATGGGTATGAATCCTGTGGGTCCAATGGGTATGAATCCTATGGGTCCAATGGGTATGAACCCTATGAATCCTATGGGTAATCCTATGGGCCCAATGGTCCCCACAATGTCTTCCATAGACTCTACAGACCCTACTCAAGTGGCATTGGAACAAGAATATAGAATCATGCTTCAACAAATGTTAGAGCGAAGTAAACATCGTGTGGTATTCAAATTTGAGCCTCAACTTCGCCGTCAATTTGGCTTCGGCTTTGATCCTGATAGGCCAATATGTCCTTTCTGGCAGCATTCCGGTGGTAAATCATGTCCCTATCAATCAGATTGTCCCTTTAAGCATCCCTCTAAAATATTCAACAACAAAATAGTGTGCAAGTATTGGCTTCGAGGTTTGTGCAAGATGGGTGATGATTGTGACTTTTTACATGAATATAATCTCTCCAAGATGCCTGAGTGTGCCTATTATGCAACTAACGGTGTATGTCAGCAGGCTGGAGAGTGTATCTACTTACATGTTGATCCTCAGAGTAAGATTCCGGAGTGTTGGAATTATAGTAATCTTGGCTTTTGTCCTGAGGGTCCTAAATGTCCTCGTCGTCATGTTAGAAAGGTGATGTGTCCTCGATATCTAACTGGTGTTTGTCCTGATGGTCCTAGCTGTGAGTTGGCTCATCCTAAATTTAATCCTGCTTTGGTAATGCAATCGAAGTTTAAGATTATTACTGATGAGGAGATTATCAAGAAGAGGACGATCGAAGTGGATGCTACTGAAGCTGAAGCACCTGCACCTGCACCTGTGCTTGCTGTACCTATCGAGGGTCGTTGA
- a CDS encoding uncharacterized protein (EggNog:ENOG41): protein MVLLGIKKYSSSSDNSPVENPVAPIAAHVRFQSWNLRNDAISNDETINDTISNLNSTIPYDTDVRWYSQYKEVAWSTRRIGVANEVSFNRPDLFTVNEALSRQVEDLTQLLSPMKYVGVGRDDGDRAGEFQAIFYDPYRVELLNWDTFWMSQTPFKPSKFPGAGSTRSATVGHFRNIRTGFDFVLINLHLDDQSDDQRRLGAAMARLRGAHEFEKHGCPVFLVGDFNSQSQGGSSGAYSILTGVEKFNESLIDHTFLKRYGLSRYSETFAFDDLLKSCKPERRTGNLATFTNFLQTTDGYSRIDFQFGGNPHIKAIDKMWQVERYRVGENWFDNSYFLSDHRPVVSDVMVWN, encoded by the coding sequence AGAATCCTGTGGCTCCGATAGCCGCGCACGTTCGTTTCCAATCCTGGAACTTACGTAACGATGCCATCTCGAACGATGAGACGATAAACGATACGATTTCCAATTTAAATTCAACCATTCCTTACGATACCGATGTTAGGTGGTACTCGCAATATAAAGAGGTTGCATGGTCAACGAGACGGATTGGGGTTGCAAACGAGGTTTCTTTCAATCGTCCCGACTTGTTCACAGTCAATGAAGCACTTTCCAGACAGGTGGAAGATTTGACACAGTTGTTAAGTCCGATGAAGTACGTTGGAGTTGGCCGAGATGATGGCGATAGAGCGGGCGAGTTCCAAGCAATCTTCTATGATCCTTATCGGGTGGAACTACTAAACTGGGACACCTTCTGGATGAGCCAAACTCCATTCAAGCCCAGTAAATTTCCTGGCGCAGGATCAACCAGGTCTGCCACTGTAGGCCATTTCCGGAATATTCGAACGGGGTTCGACTTTGTGTTGATCAACCTTCACTTGGATGACCAATCGGATGATCAGCGGCGACTAGGTGCTGCTATGGCTAGACTTAGAGGTGCCCACGAATTTGAAAAGCACGGATGTCCTGTCTTTTTGGTTGGAGACTTCAACTCTCAAAGCCAAGGAGGCAGCTCAGGTGCTTACAGCATTCTTACTGGTGTAGAAAAGTTCAACGAGTCCCTAATTGATCATACTTTCCTAAAACGGTATGGTTTGTCAAGGTATTCTGAGACCTTTGCTTTCGACGATCTGCTAAAAAGCTGTAAACCAGAGAGAAGAACAGGTAATTTGGCAACATTCACCAACTTCCTTCAAACTACTGACGGTTATTCAAGAATTGACTTCCAATTTGGTGGAAATCCTCATATTAAAGCAATAGATAAGATGTGGCAGGTAGAAAGATACAGAGTAGGAGAAAACTGGTTCGACAATTCATACTTTCTGTCCGACCATAGGCCGGTGGTATCAGACGTCATGGTATGGAACTAA
- a CDS encoding uncharacterized protein (EggNog:ENOG41), whose product MFALKNSLKYAPRLGISPLFLKNSFNLSKRVNGKSFSSYGWKSHYDHSSRASKGVVIGLMGISATYLINHNPIRNDSALAYSQGPTTPKGYQYVKIPEKPKYDGAFGGRLNYKQLALGSIFGMLSGLIAGQLSSLFVFFSLGVYLAAQYLHAQGVLTIPMTKIVRIGTEDIDIRQMVFEQPSFSITYVLSFLIAAYNS is encoded by the coding sequence ATGTTTGCCCTTAAAAACTCCCTCAAATACGCTCCAAGGCTTGGAATCTCCCCCCTTTTCCTCAAaaactccttcaacttgtcTAAACGAGTCAATGGGAAATCGTTCTCGTCGTACGGCTGGAAGAGCCACTATGATCATTCTTCCAGAGCTTCTAAAGGTGTTGTTATTGGATTGATGGGTATTAGTGCTACTTACCTAATCAATCATAACCCTATCAGAAACGATTCTGCCCTGGCCTATAGTCAGGGACCTACTACTCCAAAGGGTTATCAGTATGTCAAGATCCCCGAGAAGCCCAAATACGACGGGGCCTTCGGTGGACGGTTAAACTATAAACAGTTGGCATTGGGATCCATTTTTGGAATGCTATCAGGTCTGATCGCCGGCCAATTGAGCTCTTTATTCGTATTCTTCTCGTTGGGTGTCTATCTTGCCGCTCAATACCTACATGCCCAAGGTGTATTGACGATCCCAATGACTAAAATTGTTCGAATCGGTACAGAAGACATCGATATCCGTCAAATGGTCTTTGAACAGCCAAGTTTCAGCATCACTTATGTATTAAGTTTCTTGATTGCGGCTTATAACTCTTAG